From a single Shumkonia mesophila genomic region:
- the metZ gene encoding O-succinylhomoserine sulfhydrylase, giving the protein MTRDKGGQGRWREATRLVRGGLSRTAFSETSEALFMTSGYVYQTAEEAEQTFKGDIKRYIYSRYANPTLTTFESRLALVEGARFCHGTASGMAAVFAALLAPLKAGDRVVAARALFGSCYYIVADLLPRYGIQTEFVDGTDLEQWKTALSRPANAVFLETPSNPTLEVVDLAAISTLAHAAGARVVVDNVFATPILQKPLQLGADLVVYSTTKHIDGQGRSLGGAILANDEALIEEQIFPFLRHTGPALSPFNAWLLIKGLETLDLRVRRQAENARVVADFLTGQDCIARVLYPGRADHPQHDLAQRQMPGGGTMVAFDVKGRREGSFRFMNALNLIDISNNLGDAKSLITHPATTTHERIGAEERARMGIGDGLLRLSVGLEDPADLCEDLALACQAARNG; this is encoded by the coding sequence ATGACCAGGGACAAGGGCGGACAGGGCCGGTGGCGCGAGGCCACACGATTGGTGCGCGGCGGGCTTTCCCGCACGGCCTTTTCGGAAACCAGCGAGGCGCTGTTCATGACCTCGGGCTACGTCTATCAGACGGCCGAGGAAGCCGAGCAGACCTTCAAGGGCGACATCAAGCGCTACATCTATTCGCGCTACGCCAATCCGACGCTCACCACCTTCGAGAGCCGCCTGGCGCTCGTCGAGGGCGCCAGGTTCTGCCACGGCACCGCCAGCGGCATGGCTGCCGTCTTCGCCGCCCTGCTCGCCCCCTTGAAGGCCGGCGACCGGGTGGTGGCGGCCCGCGCCCTCTTCGGTTCTTGCTATTACATCGTGGCCGACCTGTTGCCGCGTTACGGCATCCAGACCGAATTCGTCGACGGCACCGACCTCGAACAATGGAAAACCGCGCTCAGCCGTCCGGCCAACGCAGTGTTCCTCGAAACCCCCTCCAACCCGACGCTCGAAGTTGTCGATCTCGCCGCCATCTCGACGCTGGCCCACGCCGCCGGCGCCCGTGTCGTCGTCGACAACGTCTTCGCCACGCCGATCCTCCAAAAACCCTTGCAGCTCGGCGCCGACCTCGTCGTCTATTCGACCACCAAGCACATCGACGGCCAGGGCCGAAGCCTCGGCGGCGCCATCCTCGCCAACGACGAGGCGCTGATCGAAGAGCAGATCTTCCCGTTCCTGCGCCACACCGGCCCGGCCTTGAGCCCGTTCAACGCCTGGCTCCTGATCAAGGGACTGGAAACCTTGGACCTCCGGGTCCGTCGTCAGGCCGAGAACGCCCGCGTGGTCGCCGACTTCCTGACCGGCCAGGATTGCATTGCGCGCGTCCTCTACCCGGGCCGCGCCGACCACCCGCAGCACGACCTCGCCCAGCGCCAGATGCCAGGTGGCGGCACCATGGTCGCCTTCGACGTCAAGGGCCGGCGCGAGGGCTCCTTCCGCTTCATGAACGCGCTCAACCTCATTGACATCTCCAACAACCTGGGCGACGCCAAGAGCCTGATCACCCACCCCGCCACCACCACCCACGAGCGCATCGGGGCGGAGGAGCGTGCCCGCATGGGCATTGGCGACGGCCTGCTGCGCCTGTCGGTCGGCCTGGAAGATCCCGCCGACCTCTGCGAGGACCTGGCGCTTGCCTGCCAGGCGGCGCGGAACGGCTAG
- a CDS encoding TldD/PmbA family protein — MTQPEQFLDRLQDLIGKARAAGADAADAVLISGTSLSVARRLGKPEHLERSEEADVGLRVFIGRRQAIVSSSDLSDAGLAELPARAVAMARSVPEDPYCGLAEPGLLAGDVPDLDMCDAAEPDAEALFALTAEAEEAAVAVPGVTNSEGAQAGWSLASVALAASNGMARAYKRSGFSLSAAVVAGEGTAMERDYDYSSAVHLSDLRAAADIGRSAGERTVRRLNPRRAASAEVSVVFDPRVSASLLGHLAGAINGATVARGTSFLKDRMDEKVFADGITIVDDPLRRRGLRSKPFDAEGVATIRRNVIEDGRLTTWILDLRSSRQLGTQTTGHATRGPSSPPSPSPTNFYLAPGRQSPAGLMADITSGLYVTELIGMGVNGVTGDYSRGAAGFWIENGELAYPVSEITIAGNLKDMFARMSAADDLEFRFGTDAPTVRIDAMALAGR; from the coding sequence ATGACCCAACCCGAGCAGTTCTTGGACCGGCTTCAAGACCTCATCGGCAAAGCCCGCGCCGCCGGGGCCGACGCCGCCGACGCCGTGCTGATCTCCGGCACCTCCCTCTCGGTGGCGCGCCGGCTCGGGAAACCCGAGCACCTGGAGCGCTCGGAAGAAGCCGACGTCGGCCTGCGCGTCTTCATCGGCCGCCGGCAGGCCATCGTTTCCTCCTCCGACCTTTCGGACGCGGGCCTGGCCGAGCTGCCGGCACGCGCCGTCGCCATGGCCCGCTCGGTCCCCGAGGACCCCTACTGCGGACTGGCCGAGCCCGGGCTGCTGGCCGGCGACGTGCCCGATCTCGACATGTGCGACGCCGCCGAGCCCGACGCCGAGGCGCTGTTCGCGCTGACCGCCGAGGCCGAGGAGGCCGCCGTGGCGGTCCCCGGCGTCACCAATTCCGAGGGCGCCCAGGCCGGCTGGAGCCTGGCCTCGGTGGCGCTCGCCGCCTCCAACGGCATGGCCCGGGCTTATAAGCGCTCCGGCTTCAGCCTGTCGGCGGCGGTGGTGGCCGGCGAGGGCACGGCCATGGAGCGCGACTACGATTATTCGAGCGCAGTGCATCTTTCCGACCTGCGCGCGGCAGCCGATATCGGCCGCTCGGCCGGCGAGCGGACGGTGCGCCGTCTCAACCCCCGCCGCGCCGCCTCGGCCGAGGTCTCGGTGGTCTTCGATCCCCGCGTGTCGGCCAGCCTGCTCGGCCACCTGGCCGGCGCCATCAACGGCGCCACGGTGGCGCGCGGCACCTCGTTCCTCAAGGACAGGATGGACGAGAAGGTCTTCGCCGACGGCATCACCATCGTCGACGACCCCCTGCGCCGGCGCGGCCTGCGCTCCAAACCCTTCGACGCCGAGGGGGTGGCGACGATACGGCGCAACGTCATCGAGGACGGCCGCCTGACCACCTGGATCCTCGATCTGCGCTCGTCCCGCCAGTTGGGCACGCAAACCACCGGCCACGCCACCCGCGGCCCGTCCTCGCCGCCGTCGCCGTCCCCGACCAACTTCTACCTCGCCCCCGGCCGCCAATCTCCCGCCGGGCTGATGGCCGACATCACGTCCGGCCTCTACGTCACCGAGCTGATCGGCATGGGGGTCAACGGCGTCACCGGCGACTACAGCCGCGGCGCCGCCGGCTTCTGGATCGAGAATGGCGAGTTGGCCTATCCGGTCAGCGAGATCACCATCGCCGGCAACCTGAAAGACATGTTCGCCCGCATGAGCGCCGCCGACGACCTCGAATTCCGCTTCGGCACCGACGCCCCCACCGTGCGCATCGACGCCATGGCGCTGGCGGGAAGATAG
- a CDS encoding diacylglycerol/lipid kinase family protein, whose amino-acid sequence MSAGKTSAAGRKVLVIFNPTAGRRRRRKLAAVLRHLERADCQATVRPTNAPGDAEALAGEAASEGWDVIAVAGGDGTINEAVNGLYGRGVPLAVIPLGTANVVAAELCMPGDPEAIAGVIAGAPVQDIHLGQANGRLFVMMAGVGFDAGVVEAMPAGVKRVLGRGAYVLMFLAGLFKFSRSRYRVIVDGEAHGAASAVIANGHLYAGRHTCAPLARLGEPLLYVCLFLRPGPLRALRYGLWLVLGRLERLDDVLILPGRQVTIEGPEGDPVQGDGDIIARVPLTAGLAEKTLPVIAPQGE is encoded by the coding sequence ATGAGCGCGGGAAAGACATCGGCGGCGGGCCGCAAGGTGCTCGTCATCTTCAACCCGACCGCCGGCCGACGGCGCCGGCGCAAACTGGCGGCGGTGCTCCGGCATCTGGAACGGGCCGACTGCCAGGCCACCGTGCGTCCCACCAATGCTCCGGGCGATGCCGAGGCCCTGGCCGGCGAGGCTGCCTCCGAAGGTTGGGACGTGATCGCTGTGGCGGGTGGCGACGGCACCATCAACGAGGCGGTCAACGGCCTCTACGGCCGGGGCGTGCCGCTGGCGGTGATCCCGCTGGGCACCGCCAACGTGGTGGCGGCGGAGCTCTGCATGCCGGGCGACCCCGAAGCCATTGCCGGAGTGATCGCCGGGGCGCCCGTCCAGGACATCCACCTGGGGCAGGCCAACGGAAGGCTCTTCGTCATGATGGCCGGGGTCGGCTTCGACGCCGGGGTGGTCGAGGCGATGCCGGCCGGCGTCAAGCGGGTCCTCGGCCGGGGCGCCTATGTGCTGATGTTCCTGGCCGGGCTGTTCAAGTTCTCGCGCAGCCGCTACCGGGTGATCGTCGACGGCGAGGCCCATGGGGCGGCCTCGGCGGTCATTGCCAACGGCCATCTCTACGCCGGGAGGCACACCTGCGCGCCGCTGGCCCGCCTCGGCGAGCCGCTGCTCTACGTCTGCCTGTTCCTGAGGCCCGGGCCGCTGCGCGCGCTGCGCTATGGGCTATGGCTGGTGCTGGGCCGGCTGGAGCGGCTGGACGACGTGCTGATCCTGCCCGGCCGGCAGGTGACCATCGAGGGTCCGGAAGGCGATCCGGTGCAGGGTGACGGCGACATCATCGCCCGCGTGCCGCTGACGGCCGGGCTGGCGGAAAAGACCCTGCCGGTGATCGCGCCGCAGGGAGAATGA
- a CDS encoding UDP-2,3-diacylglucosamine diphosphatase has translation MNAIRPLPRRYRAIWISDIHLGTRGCNAELLLDFLKQTDSDFLYLVGDILDGWRLRRTWYWHQTHNDVIQKLLRKARKGTRIVYIPGNHDENFRDFAFRRFGRVVIQNQAIHVTADGRRLLVLHGDQFDGVVRHARWLAFAGDRAYQAALSVNTAVNWVRRKLGFRYWSLSAYLKHKVKKAVEYVSRFEAAVVAEARRRGADGVVCGHVHTAEMRTVDGILYCNDGDWVESCTALVEHADGRLEILRWADLHGSALIGSTACESSSSPTPGSPRSMASSAPSIR, from the coding sequence TTGAACGCCATCCGACCCCTGCCCCGGCGCTACCGCGCCATCTGGATTTCGGATATCCATCTGGGTACCCGCGGCTGCAATGCCGAGCTTCTTCTCGATTTCCTGAAGCAGACCGACTCCGACTTCCTCTACCTGGTGGGCGACATCCTCGATGGCTGGCGCCTGAGGCGTACCTGGTACTGGCACCAGACCCACAACGACGTCATCCAGAAATTATTGCGCAAGGCCCGTAAGGGAACCCGCATCGTCTACATCCCCGGCAATCACGACGAGAATTTCCGCGACTTCGCCTTCCGCCGCTTCGGGCGCGTCGTCATCCAGAACCAAGCCATCCACGTCACCGCCGACGGCCGCCGCCTGCTGGTCCTGCACGGCGACCAGTTCGACGGGGTGGTGCGCCACGCCCGCTGGCTGGCCTTCGCCGGCGATCGGGCCTACCAGGCGGCGCTTTCCGTCAACACCGCCGTCAACTGGGTCCGGCGCAAGCTGGGGTTCCGATACTGGTCGCTGTCGGCCTACCTCAAGCACAAGGTCAAGAAGGCGGTCGAATACGTCAGCCGCTTCGAGGCCGCCGTCGTTGCCGAGGCGCGACGGCGGGGCGCCGACGGTGTGGTGTGCGGCCACGTCCACACCGCCGAGATGCGCACGGTGGACGGCATCCTCTACTGCAACGACGGCGACTGGGTCGAAAGCTGCACGGCCCTGGTCGAACACGCCGACGGCCGCCTGGAAATCCTGCGCTGGGCCGATCTCCACGGAAGCGCCCTCATCGGAAGCACCGCATGCGAATCCTCATCGTCACCGACGCCTGGTTCCCCCAGATCAATGGCGTCGTCCGCACCCTCGATACGCTGA
- a CDS encoding glycosyltransferase family 4 protein, with translation MRILIVTDAWFPQINGVVRTLDTLRGELERLDHRVYLITPQDFRTLPCPSYPEIRLAVGARRKLARMLDDFQPSAIHIATEGPLGLAARRHCLRRGYEFTTAYHTRFPEYIQARWRIPLALTYRFVRWFHAPSSGVMVATPAMEAVLRGRGFANLKRWSRGVDTALFKPRSKRFLPYPRPIALYVGRVAVEKNIEAFLALDLPGTKVVIGDGPQQAQLRKRYPEVRFLGARTGDDLARHYAAADVFVFPSRTDTFGLVLLEALASGVPVAAYPVEGPLDVIDGSGAGCLDWDLATAVERALAVAPETCRAHALTFSWEASAQQFLANLHRLDLDAVQAVAPVPAPVEMARGGRVRRFLRRQA, from the coding sequence ATGCGAATCCTCATCGTCACCGACGCCTGGTTCCCCCAGATCAATGGCGTCGTCCGCACCCTCGATACGCTGAGGGGCGAACTGGAAAGGCTGGACCACCGGGTCTACCTCATCACGCCGCAGGATTTCCGCACCCTTCCCTGCCCCTCCTACCCCGAGATCCGCCTAGCCGTCGGCGCCAGGCGCAAGCTGGCTCGCATGCTCGACGATTTCCAGCCGAGCGCCATCCACATCGCCACCGAAGGCCCGCTGGGCCTGGCCGCCCGCCGCCACTGCCTCAGGCGCGGCTATGAATTCACCACCGCCTATCACACCCGCTTTCCCGAATACATCCAGGCCCGCTGGCGGATACCGCTGGCGCTCACCTACCGCTTTGTGCGCTGGTTCCACGCGCCCTCCAGCGGCGTCATGGTGGCCACCCCGGCCATGGAGGCGGTGCTGCGCGGACGCGGGTTCGCCAATCTCAAGCGCTGGTCGCGCGGCGTCGACACCGCCCTGTTTAAGCCGCGCTCCAAGCGTTTCCTCCCCTACCCGCGGCCGATCGCGCTCTATGTCGGGCGCGTCGCCGTGGAAAAGAACATCGAGGCCTTCCTCGCCCTCGATCTGCCGGGAACCAAGGTGGTAATCGGCGACGGCCCGCAGCAGGCGCAATTGCGCAAGCGCTACCCCGAGGTGCGCTTCCTGGGCGCGCGCACCGGCGACGATCTGGCCCGCCACTATGCCGCCGCCGACGTTTTCGTCTTCCCCAGCCGTACCGACACCTTCGGATTGGTGCTGCTGGAGGCCCTGGCCTCGGGCGTGCCGGTGGCCGCCTATCCGGTGGAAGGCCCGCTCGACGTGATCGACGGCTCGGGGGCCGGCTGCCTGGACTGGGATCTCGCCACGGCGGTCGAGCGCGCGCTCGCCGTCGCGCCGGAGACCTGCCGGGCCCACGCGCTCACCTTTTCGTGGGAGGCCTCGGCCCAACAGTTCCTCGCCAACCTGCACCGCCTCGACCTCGACGCGGTCCAGGCGGTTGCCCCCGTCCCCGCGCCCGTCGAGATGGCGAGGGGCGGACGCGTCCGGCGCTTCCTCCGCCGCCAGGCCTGA
- a CDS encoding COG4315 family predicted lipoprotein gives MNITIKSLVLASVGLMAVSGPAAADSAMEMAGGAGKILVNEKNMTLYTFDKDTAGVSACYDACATNWPPLMAASGVMPSGKFSVVARKDGAMQWAYEGKPLYLWVKDAKAGDTTGDGVNGVWHVAKP, from the coding sequence ATGAACATCACGATCAAGAGCCTGGTTCTGGCGAGCGTCGGCCTGATGGCCGTTTCCGGCCCGGCGGCGGCCGATTCAGCCATGGAAATGGCCGGCGGTGCCGGCAAGATCCTGGTCAACGAGAAGAACATGACGCTCTACACCTTCGACAAGGACACCGCCGGCGTATCCGCCTGCTATGACGCCTGCGCGACGAACTGGCCGCCGCTGATGGCCGCCTCGGGCGTCATGCCCAGCGGCAAGTTCTCGGTCGTCGCCCGCAAGGATGGCGCCATGCAATGGGCCTACGAAGGCAAGCCGCTCTATCTGTGGGTCAAGGATGCCAAGGCCGGCGACACGACCGGCGACGGCGTCAACGGCGTGTGGCACGTCGCGAAGCCGTAA
- the pgi gene encoding glucose-6-phosphate isomerase, with amino-acid sequence MASLTRTPEWQALAAHHRQTASSSMREMFAADPQRFAKFSLRLGDLLLDYSKNRVTEETLRLLLDLARAADVEGWRERMFKGDAINFTEGRAVLHVALRAPADQAFVVDGENVMPKITAVRAQMRAFTEAVRRGDWKGAGGRPISDIVNIGIGGSDLGPAMATEALTPYHPAGMRFHFVSNVDGTHIVETLKPLDPATTLFIVASKTFTTQETLTNAMTARDWLTTSLSESAVAKHFVALSTNAKAVAAFGIDTANMFQFWDWVGGRYSLWSAIGLPIALAVGMDRFEEMLTGAHAMDEHFRTAPLAANMPVVLGLLGVWYANFFGAETHAVLPYDQYLRRLPAYLQQLDMESNGKSVDRDGKALGYASGPVIFGEPGTNGQHAFYQLIHQGTRLVPADFIAPALSHNPVDGHHAIFLSNFFAQTEALMMGKTEDEAKAELEAAGMSGEALKKVLSHKIFSGNRPTNSVLVRQLDPFTLGMLIALYEHKVFVQGIVWRINSFDQWGVELGKQLAKAILPELEGAAPATTHDASTNGLINTFKGMRDGKAQKT; translated from the coding sequence ATGGCATCCCTTACCCGCACCCCCGAATGGCAGGCCCTTGCCGCCCATCATCGCCAGACGGCGTCCTCTTCTATGCGCGAGATGTTCGCCGCCGATCCCCAGCGCTTCGCCAAGTTCTCGCTGCGCCTGGGCGACCTGCTGCTCGACTATTCCAAGAACCGGGTGACCGAAGAAACCCTGCGCCTGCTTTTGGATCTCGCACGGGCCGCCGACGTCGAGGGCTGGCGGGAGCGCATGTTCAAGGGCGACGCCATCAACTTCACCGAGGGGCGCGCCGTGCTGCACGTGGCGCTGCGCGCGCCCGCCGACCAGGCGTTCGTCGTCGACGGCGAGAACGTCATGCCCAAGATCACCGCCGTCAGGGCGCAAATGCGCGCCTTCACCGAGGCGGTGCGCAGAGGAGACTGGAAGGGCGCCGGCGGTCGGCCGATCAGCGACATCGTGAACATCGGCATCGGCGGCTCCGACCTCGGCCCCGCCATGGCGACCGAGGCGCTGACGCCCTATCACCCGGCCGGCATGCGCTTTCATTTCGTCTCCAACGTCGACGGCACCCACATCGTCGAAACCCTGAAGCCGCTCGATCCGGCGACCACGCTTTTCATCGTCGCGTCCAAAACCTTCACCACCCAGGAGACGCTGACCAACGCGATGACGGCGCGCGACTGGCTGACCACCAGCCTGAGCGAGAGCGCGGTGGCCAAGCACTTTGTGGCCCTTTCCACCAACGCCAAGGCGGTCGCCGCCTTCGGCATCGACACCGCCAACATGTTCCAGTTCTGGGACTGGGTAGGCGGCCGCTATTCACTGTGGTCGGCCATCGGACTGCCCATCGCCTTGGCCGTCGGCATGGACCGCTTCGAGGAAATGCTGACCGGCGCCCACGCCATGGACGAGCACTTCCGCACGGCGCCCTTGGCCGCCAACATGCCGGTCGTCCTGGGCCTGCTCGGTGTCTGGTACGCCAATTTCTTCGGCGCCGAGACCCACGCCGTGCTGCCCTACGACCAGTATCTGCGCCGGCTGCCCGCCTACCTCCAGCAGCTCGACATGGAAAGCAACGGCAAGTCGGTGGACCGCGATGGCAAAGCCCTCGGGTACGCCAGCGGCCCGGTGATTTTCGGCGAACCCGGCACCAACGGCCAGCACGCCTTCTACCAGCTGATCCACCAGGGCACCCGCCTGGTGCCGGCCGATTTCATCGCGCCGGCGCTCAGCCACAATCCGGTGGACGGGCATCACGCCATCTTCCTCTCCAACTTCTTCGCCCAGACCGAGGCGCTGATGATGGGCAAGACCGAGGACGAGGCCAAGGCCGAGCTGGAAGCCGCTGGGATGTCGGGCGAGGCCTTGAAAAAGGTCCTGTCGCACAAGATCTTTTCCGGCAACCGGCCGACCAATTCCGTCCTGGTGCGCCAGCTCGACCCCTTCACGCTGGGTATGTTGATCGCCCTTTACGAACACAAGGTCTTCGTGCAGGGCATCGTCTGGCGGATCAATTCCTTCGACCAGTGGGGGGTGGAACTGGGCAAGCAGCTGGCCAAGGCCATCCTGCCCGAACTCGAGGGCGCGGCCCCGGCCACCACCCACGACGCCTCGACCAACGGGCTGATCAATACCTTCAAGGGGATGCGCGATGGCAAAGCTCAAAAAACGTGA
- the mutL gene encoding DNA mismatch repair endonuclease MutL: protein MPIRLLPENLVNRIAAGEVVERPASVVKELVENSIDAGARQIDVVVRDGGRTFLSVADDGCGMGPDELALAVERHATSKLPDDDLTHIATLGFRGEALPSIGAVSRLTLTSRPRGADSAWTLVVEGGSKDGPRPAAQPPGTRIEVRDLFFATPARLKFLKVERTEFGHVLETLQRLAMAHPEIGFSLSDGSRRALNLAAETGDLFASRLGRLGAIMGRDFAENALPVEAEREGIQLSGHVGLPTLNRSTATMQFLFVNGRPVRDKLFFGAVRGAYRDFLVSDRHPLLALFLEVPPEAVDVNVHPAKTEVRFRDSGLVRGLIVGALKHALAAAGHRAATTVATAALGAARPQGGSSLSYAFRPSAPPRGLSERAATYHAPLPELDAPPAARPAGETAPAGNLAEDYPLGVARGQLHATYIVSQTADGIVIVDQHAAHERLVHERIMKALAGAGVARQGLLIPEVVELDEAAAGRLLARADELAELGLVIDGFGPGALVVRETPALLGEVDIQGLIRDLAAELAEMEETLSLKDRLAEVCATMACHGSIRAGRSLNGAEMNALLREMERTPHSGQCSHGRPTYVELKIADIEKLFGRR, encoded by the coding sequence ATGCCCATCCGTCTGTTGCCCGAGAACCTTGTCAACCGCATCGCCGCCGGCGAGGTGGTGGAAAGGCCCGCCTCGGTGGTCAAGGAGCTGGTCGAGAACAGCATCGACGCCGGGGCTCGCCAGATCGACGTCGTGGTGCGCGACGGCGGCCGCACGTTTCTCTCGGTCGCCGACGACGGCTGCGGCATGGGTCCCGACGAACTGGCCCTCGCGGTCGAGCGCCACGCCACCTCCAAGCTCCCCGACGACGACCTCACCCACATCGCCACCCTGGGCTTTCGGGGCGAGGCCTTACCCTCCATCGGCGCCGTCAGCCGCCTCACCCTGACCAGCCGGCCGCGCGGCGCCGATTCTGCCTGGACGCTCGTCGTCGAGGGCGGCAGCAAAGACGGCCCCCGCCCGGCCGCGCAACCGCCAGGCACCCGCATCGAGGTGCGCGACCTCTTCTTCGCCACCCCGGCCCGCCTCAAGTTCTTGAAAGTGGAGCGCACCGAATTCGGCCACGTGCTGGAAACGCTCCAGCGCCTGGCCATGGCTCACCCCGAAATCGGCTTCTCGCTTTCCGACGGCAGCCGCCGGGCGCTGAACCTCGCCGCCGAGACGGGGGATCTGTTCGCCAGCCGCCTCGGACGCCTGGGCGCCATCATGGGCCGCGACTTCGCCGAGAACGCGCTGCCCGTCGAGGCCGAGCGCGAAGGGATCCAGCTCTCCGGCCACGTCGGGCTGCCGACGCTCAACCGTTCCACCGCGACGATGCAATTCCTGTTCGTCAACGGCCGGCCGGTCCGGGACAAGCTGTTCTTTGGTGCCGTGCGCGGCGCCTATCGCGACTTCCTGGTTTCCGACCGCCACCCGCTTCTCGCCCTCTTCCTGGAGGTGCCGCCCGAGGCCGTCGACGTCAACGTCCATCCGGCCAAAACCGAGGTGCGCTTCCGCGATTCCGGCCTGGTGCGCGGCCTCATCGTCGGGGCCCTGAAGCACGCCCTGGCCGCGGCCGGGCATCGCGCCGCCACTACGGTGGCGACCGCCGCACTGGGCGCCGCCCGGCCGCAGGGGGGCTCCTCCCTGTCCTACGCCTTCCGCCCGTCGGCGCCGCCGCGCGGCCTCTCCGAACGCGCCGCCACTTACCATGCGCCGCTGCCCGAGCTTGACGCCCCGCCCGCCGCCCGCCCGGCCGGCGAGACCGCCCCCGCAGGCAACCTAGCCGAGGATTATCCGCTGGGGGTGGCGCGCGGCCAGTTGCATGCCACCTACATCGTCTCGCAGACCGCCGACGGCATCGTCATCGTCGATCAGCACGCCGCCCACGAGCGACTGGTCCACGAGCGCATCATGAAGGCTTTAGCCGGAGCCGGCGTCGCCCGCCAGGGCCTGTTGATCCCCGAGGTGGTGGAGCTGGACGAGGCCGCCGCCGGCCGGCTGCTGGCCCGCGCCGACGAACTGGCCGAACTGGGCCTCGTCATCGACGGCTTCGGACCGGGCGCCCTGGTGGTGCGCGAGACGCCTGCGCTGCTGGGCGAGGTCGACATCCAGGGCCTGATCCGCGACCTCGCCGCCGAGTTGGCCGAGATGGAGGAAACGCTGTCCTTGAAGGACCGGCTGGCCGAGGTGTGCGCCACCATGGCCTGCCACGGCAGCATCCGGGCCGGGCGGTCGCTCAACGGGGCCGAGATGAACGCGCTGCTGCGCGAGATGGAGCGCACCCCCCATTCCGGCCAGTGCAGCCACGGCCGCCCGACCTACGTCGAGCTCAAGATCGCCGACATCGAAAAACTGTTCGGCCGGCGGTAA
- the rsmD gene encoding 16S rRNA (guanine(966)-N(2))-methyltransferase RsmD — translation MRIVGGEFRGRRLTVPEGKDIRPTSDRAREAVFNILVHGLAVEWEALSVLDVFAGTGAVGLEALSRGAAHATFIDNNGAAIHCIRENAGLVGAASTITVLKLDATRLPPPPLVAEAPCGLAFLDPPYGSGLVAPTLASLAARGWIGPGAICVVEMGAKEAFKAPDGFETLDDRRYGAARVVFLEKG, via the coding sequence ATGAGGATTGTCGGCGGCGAGTTCAGGGGACGGCGCCTGACGGTGCCCGAGGGCAAGGACATCCGCCCGACTTCGGACCGGGCGCGCGAGGCGGTGTTCAACATCCTGGTCCACGGGCTCGCCGTCGAGTGGGAGGCGCTGAGCGTGCTCGACGTCTTCGCCGGCACCGGGGCGGTCGGGCTGGAGGCGCTTTCCAGGGGTGCCGCGCACGCCACCTTCATCGACAACAACGGGGCGGCGATCCATTGCATCCGCGAGAACGCCGGGCTGGTCGGCGCAGCCAGCACCATCACCGTGCTCAAGCTCGACGCCACCCGCCTGCCGCCGCCGCCCTTGGTGGCGGAAGCTCCGTGCGGGCTGGCCTTCCTCGACCCGCCCTACGGTTCCGGCCTGGTGGCGCCGACGCTGGCCAGCCTGGCGGCGCGCGGCTGGATTGGCCCGGGGGCGATTTGCGTGGTCGAGATGGGAGCCAAGGAGGCCTTCAAGGCGCCGGACGGCTTCGAGACCCTGGATGACCGCCGCTACGGCGCGGCGCGCGTGGTGTTCCTGGAAAAGGGCTGA
- a CDS encoding pseudouridine synthase, translating into MSEEKAERIAKVLARAGVCSRREAERWIADGRVAVNGNVLATPAVTVTGADTIMVDGKPLPKADVTRLWRYHKPTGLVTSHSDPQGRPTIFAALPTSIGRVISVGRLDLNSEGLLLLTNDGELARRLELPATGWTRRYRVRVHGKVDEAQLAALEKGVTISGIRYEPIQAHLDKVQGSNAWLTVGLREGKNREIRKIMEYLGLAVTRLIRTTYGPFQLGKLEPGEAYEVPAKVLREQLGVGVEHLDLRASQGVRRRKETSK; encoded by the coding sequence ATGAGCGAGGAAAAGGCCGAACGTATCGCCAAGGTGCTGGCCCGGGCCGGCGTCTGCTCGCGCCGCGAGGCCGAGCGCTGGATCGCCGATGGGCGCGTCGCGGTCAACGGCAACGTGCTGGCCACCCCGGCCGTCACGGTGACGGGCGCCGACACCATCATGGTCGACGGCAAGCCGCTGCCGAAGGCCGACGTCACCCGGCTGTGGCGCTATCACAAGCCGACGGGCTTGGTGACCAGCCATTCCGATCCGCAGGGCCGGCCGACCATCTTCGCCGCGCTGCCGACCTCCATCGGCCGGGTCATCTCGGTCGGCAGGCTCGACCTCAACTCGGAGGGCCTGCTGCTTCTCACCAACGACGGCGAGTTGGCCCGCCGCCTGGAACTTCCGGCCACCGGCTGGACGCGGCGCTACCGGGTACGGGTCCACGGCAAGGTCGACGAGGCGCAACTGGCGGCGCTGGAAAAGGGCGTCACCATCAGCGGCATCCGCTACGAGCCGATCCAGGCCCATCTGGACAAGGTCCAGGGCTCCAACGCCTGGCTGACGGTCGGCCTGCGCGAAGGCAAGAACCGCGAGATCCGCAAGATCATGGAGTACCTGGGCCTGGCGGTGACGCGGCTGATACGCACCACCTACGGCCCCTTCCAACTGGGCAAGCTGGAACCCGGCGAGGCCTACGAGGTGCCGGCCAAGGTGCTGCGCGAGCAGTTGGGTGTCGGGGTCGAGCACCTTGATCTGCGCGCCTCGCAAGGGGTGCGGCGGCGCAAGGAGACATCGAAATGA